One stretch of Petrotoga sp. 9PW.55.5.1 DNA includes these proteins:
- a CDS encoding nucleotidyltransferase domain-containing protein, translating to MRNLKNVEKEINELILYLTKNTNVIAFFIFGSFGTQYQNQNSDIDFAILYDKDITLKEDLMLEVKISEIFKRDDIDVVNLNKVPINLQHRVIYTGDLLYCRDKIKLADFKEKVFRIYGDYGITLKFFYEDYLKGLIEK from the coding sequence ATGAGGAACTTAAAAAACGTTGAAAAAGAAATCAATGAATTGATATTATATTTAACTAAAAATACTAATGTTATCGCTTTTTTTATTTTTGGTTCTTTTGGCACTCAATACCAAAATCAAAATAGCGATATTGATTTTGCTATTCTATACGATAAAGATATTACTTTAAAAGAAGACCTTATGTTAGAAGTTAAAATAAGCGAAATATTTAAAAGGGACGATATTGACGTTGTTAATTTGAACAAAGTGCCAATAAATTTGCAACACAGAGTTATTTATACAGGAGACTTATTGTATTGTAGGGATAAAATAAAATTAGCAGATTTCAAAGAAAAAGTATTTAGAATTTATGGAGATTATGGAATTACTCTAAAATTCTTCTATGAAGACTATTTAAAAGGATTGATTGAGAAATGA
- a CDS encoding DUF86 domain-containing protein — translation MNLDKEKIIKKMNIIKRALQNLVELSQNSKEEFLSDFKYYDSAKYNLQVAIEAMIDIGNHIISRLDYEPPKTYAETFEILSKHNILPNDKVNNYKLMARFRNKIVHFYDDINEEEIYNILLNNLEDFEDFLKYISLFLEKGK, via the coding sequence ATGAACTTAGATAAAGAGAAAATAATAAAAAAGATGAATATTATTAAGAGGGCTCTTCAGAATCTCGTTGAACTTTCTCAAAATTCCAAAGAAGAATTTTTATCAGATTTTAAATATTATGATTCTGCGAAGTACAATCTACAAGTTGCTATAGAAGCTATGATAGATATAGGAAATCATATTATATCTAGATTAGATTATGAGCCTCCAAAAACTTATGCTGAAACTTTCGAGATTCTAAGTAAACACAATATCTTGCCTAACGATAAGGTAAACAATTACAAACTTATGGCAAGATTCAGAAACAAAATAGTTCACTTTTACGACGATATAAACGAAGAAGAAATATATAATATCTTATTAAATAACTTAGAAGATTTTGAGGATTTTTTGAAATATATTTCCCTTTTTTTAGAAAAAGGGAAATAA
- a CDS encoding beta-L-arabinofuranosidase domain-containing protein, whose translation MKKKLLIMFSLIFLPLISFALPEINLNHLEFLRDEFKIEGQTKVGYWIYSEKFGDKYVHTEAKGEGVTCVDDVARVAILYTELYKIDSQEFYLQRAKEALDFVLAFQDTDGDFYNFVFSDGTINRQGITSRKSANWWAARAFWSIANAIEIFETDKEFQERLINSAKLAYSFLYKSLDENYFLNHNSDVSSVFLLGVIEYYKYTKDEKVKELAIKVGDSILKTQILEGFLRGAYNEGETNLIWHSWGSRQGEALVELYKITQDQKYLDSAKLLADEFYPALLSLGPVYEISEYVKLYPQIAYGVEPIISTLTKLYEVTNDVQYAYLAALFGGFYERNNHLNTPMYGPNGEGYDSLHSVYINSNAGAESTICALLSLTRLKTLPIEFQELTQAIIISGRKAHLFEVEKMNTGIYSFTLENINNVVLKTDESIRVRQTIDNFYPGTYEIFISGIFEPHTTFKVTSGDHSIEGTIKSSKGINSLGVINMNKNEIILYFKPDNSHIYIDQVILKPVDPSFVYKFKDNYYEFTQEDTIKVEYEPTEIKSQYVQKVEVSTEKINESYILNLDELFNNDGIVNFPNRKSGNFDNPDGVLGAKYPAEEIQKLLENDIYHFENEDVYFKFKIDGEDNVICTSQEIHLKNDFFTSSFLYAVGSCNHGNYEGDLTIVYNDETSEQKNLSFSDWCQEPAFGETVLMNFDYRYNNLGIKENINPKLFLIKIPLKETPIKSIILPNIPTMHIFAISLK comes from the coding sequence TTGAAGAAGAAGTTATTGATTATGTTTTCATTGATATTTTTGCCACTAATTTCTTTTGCTTTACCCGAAATAAATTTGAATCATCTAGAATTTTTAAGAGATGAGTTCAAAATAGAAGGTCAAACAAAAGTTGGCTATTGGATTTATTCGGAAAAATTTGGCGATAAGTACGTTCATACAGAAGCTAAAGGAGAAGGAGTTACCTGTGTCGATGATGTAGCACGTGTCGCTATATTATATACAGAACTTTACAAAATAGATAGCCAAGAATTTTATTTGCAAAGAGCTAAAGAAGCTTTGGATTTTGTTTTGGCTTTTCAAGATACTGATGGAGATTTTTACAATTTTGTTTTTTCAGATGGAACAATAAACAGGCAAGGAATAACAAGTAGGAAATCTGCTAATTGGTGGGCCGCAAGAGCATTTTGGTCCATTGCAAATGCCATAGAGATATTCGAAACAGATAAAGAATTTCAAGAGCGGCTGATAAATTCTGCAAAGTTAGCGTATAGTTTTTTATATAAAAGCTTAGACGAAAATTATTTTTTAAATCATAATTCAGATGTTTCGTCGGTTTTTTTATTGGGAGTTATAGAATATTATAAATACACGAAAGATGAAAAAGTTAAAGAATTAGCTATTAAGGTAGGAGATTCTATTTTAAAAACCCAAATATTAGAAGGGTTTTTAAGAGGCGCTTACAACGAAGGCGAAACAAATTTAATCTGGCATAGTTGGGGAAGCAGGCAAGGAGAAGCTTTGGTAGAGCTTTATAAAATTACGCAAGATCAGAAATATTTGGATTCTGCAAAACTTCTTGCAGATGAATTTTATCCAGCATTACTTTCTTTAGGCCCTGTTTACGAAATATCAGAATATGTAAAACTATACCCTCAAATAGCTTATGGGGTTGAGCCAATCATTTCTACTTTGACAAAATTATATGAAGTTACAAATGATGTTCAATACGCTTACTTGGCTGCCCTTTTTGGTGGGTTCTATGAAAGAAATAATCATTTGAATACTCCTATGTACGGACCAAACGGCGAAGGATACGATTCTTTGCATTCTGTATATATAAATAGTAATGCTGGGGCAGAATCAACAATTTGTGCATTATTAAGTTTAACAAGATTAAAAACTTTACCAATAGAATTTCAAGAATTAACGCAAGCAATAATAATCTCTGGAAGGAAAGCCCATCTATTTGAGGTTGAAAAAATGAATACAGGAATATACAGTTTTACTCTCGAAAACATAAATAATGTGGTTCTGAAAACTGACGAAAGTATTAGAGTCAGGCAAACTATAGATAACTTTTATCCAGGTACTTATGAAATTTTCATCAGTGGTATTTTTGAACCTCACACAACTTTTAAAGTAACATCAGGAGATCATTCTATCGAAGGAACTATAAAATCATCAAAAGGTATAAATAGTTTGGGAGTAATAAACATGAATAAAAATGAAATAATATTATATTTCAAACCAGACAACAGCCACATATACATAGATCAAGTTATTTTAAAACCTGTTGATCCCAGTTTTGTTTACAAATTCAAAGATAATTACTATGAATTTACTCAGGAAGACACAATAAAAGTAGAATATGAACCAACGGAGATAAAAAGTCAGTATGTTCAAAAAGTAGAAGTATCTACCGAGAAAATAAATGAGAGTTATATTTTGAATTTAGATGAATTATTTAATAATGATGGAATAGTTAATTTCCCAAACAGAAAGTCAGGAAATTTCGATAACCCTGATGGAGTTTTAGGAGCAAAGTACCCTGCAGAAGAGATTCAAAAATTATTAGAAAATGATATTTATCACTTTGAAAATGAAGATGTTTATTTTAAGTTTAAAATTGATGGAGAAGATAACGTTATATGTACTTCTCAAGAAATTCATTTGAAAAATGACTTTTTTACTTCTTCATTCTTGTATGCCGTGGGTTCTTGTAATCATGGTAACTACGAAGGAGACCTCACCATAGTTTATAACGATGAAACAAGTGAACAAAAGAATTTATCTTTTTCAGACTGGTGCCAAGAACCAGCTTTTGGAGAGACAGTCTTAATGAATTTCGACTACAGATATAATAACTTAGGAATTAAAGAAAATATTAATCCTAAATTATTCTTAATAAAAATCCCTTTGAAAGAAACCCCTATAAAATCTATTATTTTACCAAACATTCCAACAATGCATATCTTTGCTATTTCACTGAAATAA